One window of Arvicola amphibius chromosome 6, mArvAmp1.2, whole genome shotgun sequence genomic DNA carries:
- the Spata31e1 gene encoding spermatogenesis-associated protein 31E1 has translation MENSLLQLSSISDYWMSLSSIVMAKDMIVGVTCGAGLFFLLIPFLKKYPASPPPGNRMNPPKVRKALIETQWSVFSLFLTTVTSPFHSQAETAERNSPETAAPHLQGLETQRAGSLATREEEWAQVISVLSHCQVVRRGRSRTRKKIVSAKGRLLFPSGEAIPSALSSVMRAMMRATLLRYGMQSTEKRRLLGRKSESGKLPRFCERRKLGLEWVLLMGQGGDSLVRLRAGSCNSLLFQMTDPVSSQCRGRDGRKKVEETQNASRPVETPIKQPLLDSTSLPIWNSNEKLDQLPLSRLLSYLKVVEDLIQRKCSQVFWGMSSMLSESVVASAWVSNRSSSAGPKTVRFSDTCGPFPVLPMTQGPPQISQAQLLPHQPVIPSLTGVKEAQTLGSLPSSTPNRALSSSRSRVCVKDCSTSETKIQVSLPTENQDLERKDTLDSSTPKEQAGISRPTHNSPGGTLPPEPVRSASIFPEHCQFLQHREGTQSEDKVTKEREIRGSPFTVLSSPELTQLWGHFPANSPCQPKNKPELPQPAQPSILDSKSCKLSQMMGSVPSAMPLKKPAICDIHDPIKEDLGLRANDLPCTSSSSPGKNLEPRKPALRTDQQSYVNTAQDLPFLDPKTQMKLELNIMQLPVKRRRRPTSVSKAEYYSKAAMILEKLHHRDPGGTRVETVSTARLRSPLLAHSPSQIQVIQRATPPAASHGPSKAHPDTRKSYLSTKTRAFCFQARTQQSRTVRGIGRSNPQPRTSPRIYKHAAWMKSENMASGHPCWSGTKLGPQERIPPSVVKQINRSKEKEGTPPAWKVSLGSTEIPSGQVTNIHPRDFESTEANRSPGHFQTPTPRHPGDSALKTQVCSEIDFRSRKQPQSWSVGHRPDSSSSVSLPSEHLLPSFQNRTKKPKTSKSLRDVFVRRDRSQKTQDFRVPKDKIQAKNHKMFYPDEERKEFMRSRAKSQEEQPGRGSSSTLSSTWFKNTATMKTEPSLDMPGIEQTPQESYLLKIIRNIIQYINLSTKDKGQEDSLKKASSPPSTLTTQEKLIYSMATEVHSLMNILVQLLVNWLGLKAGHPSEAQWCKAEPLIAQLRDSFLHIPEGIYEPKNSRPEKISSGPHTSPMVQSHTFMNKVMGDKPQSGIATQETCLQHQNSVKRGMGCEQLPSPKGNNHPCRHGGTGDKQQLGVGAPRTYDSDQIRMKSGMNCCPHTSPKGHNHVFMHRDVGDNQPSGAVHRAFDPHQSTKKGTGCGPLTSSKENNPPVTHRGTGDKEQSPQTDLTSIGLGAGVSGHLGLCAS, from the exons ATGGAGAATTCCCTCCTTCAGCTGAGCAGCATTAGTGACTACTGGATGAGCCTCAGCTCCATTGTCATGGCCAAGGACATGATCGTTGGTGTTACATGTGGAGCGGGCCTCTTCTTCCTACTGATTCCCTTCCTGAAGAAGTACCCagcgtcaccaccacctggaaacAGAATGAACCCCCCAAAGGTGAGGAAAGCCTTGATTGAAACACAATGGAGTGTGTTCAGTCTGTTTCTCACTACTGTTACTTCCCCCTTTCATAGTCAAGCAGAGACAGCTGAGAGGAACTCTCCAGAAACAGCAGCCCCTCATCTGCAGGGGCTAGAAA CACAGAGGGCAGGCAGCTTGGCCACCAGAGAGGAAGAATGGGCCCAGgtcatttctgtcctttctcactGTCAGGTGGTGAGGAGAGGGCGGAGTAGGACCAGGAAGAAAATTGTTTCTGCAAAAGGTAGGCTTCTGTTTCCCTCTGGAGAGGCAATTCCTTCTGCCCTGTCTTCAGTGATGAGAGCCATGATGAGAGCCACGCTTCTGAGATACGGGATGCAGAGCACTGAGAAGAGGAGGCTGCTGGGAAGGAAATCAGAATCAGGGAAACTCCCCAGGTTCTGTGAAAGAAGGAAGCTTGGCCTGGAGTGGGTGCTGCTCATGGGCCAGGG GGGGGACTCTCTGGTCCGCCTGAGAGCAGGTAGCTGCAATTCCCTCCTCTTCCAGATGACTGATCCTGTGTCCTCACAGTGTC GTGGCAGAGATGGCagaaagaaggtggaagagaCCCAGAATGCATCACGACCTGTGGAAAC CCCCATCAAGCAACCTTTATTGGACTCCACATCACTCCCAATTTGGAACTCTAATGAGAAACTGGATCAGCTTCCCCTCTCTCGGCTGCTGTCTTACCTGAAGGTCGTGGAGGATCTTATACAGAGAAAATGTAGTCAGGTTTTCTGGGGCATGTCCTCCATGCTCTCTGAGTCAGTGGTGGCTTCTGCCTGGGTCTCCAATAGATCTTCCTCTGCAGGACCTAAAACCGTGAGGTTCAGCGATACATGTGGCCCTTTCCCAGTTCTGCCCATGACTCAAGGACCTCCACAGATTTCTCAGGCCCAGCTCTTGCCCCACCAACCCGTGATACCAAGCTTGACAGGTGTGAAAGAAGCCCAGACACTGGGCAGCCTCCCAAGCTCTACACCAAATCGAGCACTTTCTTCATCTAGAAGTAGGGTCTGTGTAAAAGATTGTTCTACCAGTGAGACAAAGATACAGGTATCCCTACCAACTGAAAACCAGGACCTGGAGCGGAAAGACACTTTAGACTCTAGTACCCCAAAAGAGCAAGCAGGCATTAGCCGGCCCACTCACAACTCCCCAGGGGGTACCCTGCCCCCTGAACCTGTCAGGTCGGCCTCCATCTTTCCTGAGCATTGTCAGTTCCTCCAGCACCGTGAGGGGACACAGAGTGAAGACAAGGTGACTAAGGAGAGAGAAATACGAGGCTCCCCCTTCACGGTCCTCTCATCCCCGGAACTGACACAGCTGTGGGGACATTTCCCAGCCAACAGTCCTTGCCAGCCCAAGAACAAGCCTGAACTCCCTCAGCCTGCCCAGCCCTCCATCCTCGACTCCAAAAGCTGCAAGCTGAGCCAGATGATGGGGTCTGTGCCTTCGGCGATGCCCTTAAAGAAGCCAGCAATATGTGACATACACGACCCCATCAAGGAGGACCTTGGTTTAAGGGCCAATGACTTGCCTTGCACTTCAAGCAGCAGCCCTGGGAAAAACCTGGAACCCAGAAAGCCTGCACTGAGGACAGATCAGCAGTCCTATGTGAACACCGCCCAGGACCTTCCCTTCCTCGACCCAAAGACTCAAATGAAGCTGGAATTAAACATCATGCAGCTTCCTGTGAAACGTAGAAGGAG ACCCACCTCTGTTTCTAAGGCTGAATACTATTCCAAGGCTGCCATGATCTTAGAAAAATTGCATCACCGAGATCCAGGAGGGACAAGGGTAGAAACTGTGTCAACTGCCAGGCTGCGGAGTCCTCTGCTTGCACACTCACCTTCACAGATTCAGGTGATACAAAGAGCCACTCCACCAGCTGCCAGCCATGGGCCGTCCAAGGCCCATCCAGATACACGGAAGAGCTACCTGAGCACTAAGACCCGGGCTTTCTGCTTCCAGGCAAGAACCCAGCAGAGCAGGACTGTCCGGGGGATTGGAAGAAGCAACCCGCAACCAAGGACCAGCCCAAGAATTTACAAACATGCAGCATGGATGAAGTCTGAGAATATGGCCTCAGGACATCCCTGCTGGAGTGGGACAAAGCTGGGCCCTCAAGAAAGGATCCCACCTTCAGTGGTCAAACAAATCAATAGGtcgaaggagaaagaagggaccCCTCCTGCATGGAAAGTGAGTCTGGGATCCACGGAGATTCCCAGTGGCCAAGTCACCAATATCCATCCCAGGGACTTTGAGTCTACAGAGGCCAATAGAAGTCCAGGCCATTTCCAAACACCCACTCCAAGGCACCCAGGAGACTCAGCTCTAAAAACACAAGTATGTAGTGAGATTGACTTCAGATCAAGGAAGCAACCGCAGTCCTGGTCTGTGGGCCATCGTCCAGACAGCTCCAGTTCAGTGAGCTTGCCTTCAGAGCACTtgcttcccagcttccagaatAGAACCAAAAAACCCAAGACTTCCAAGAGCCTGCGTGATGTCTTCGTGAGGAGGGATCGCAGCCAGAAGACCCAGGACTTCAGAGTTCCCAAGGATAAAATTCAAGCAAAGAATCACAAGATGTTTTATCCcgatgaagagaggaaggaatttATGAGATCCAGAGCCAAAAgccaggaagaacagccagggagAGGGAGCTCCTCTACTCTGAGCTCCACCTGGTTCAAGAATACAGCCACGATGAAGACTGAGCCCTCTCTTGATATGCCAGGAATAGAACAGACCCCTCAAGAAAGCTATCTGCTAAAGATCATAAGGAATATTATACAATACATAAATCTCAGCACAAAAGACAAGGGGCAGGAGGATTCTCTGAAGAAAGCAAGCTCCCCGCCATCTACTCTGACGACCCAGGAAAAGCTCATCTACAGCATGGCAACTGAAGTGCATTCTCTCATGAATATTCTGGTACAGCTCCTGGTGAACTGGCTGGGCCTTAAGGCAGGGCACCCATCAGAGGCACAATGGTGTAAAGCAGAACCATTGATAGCCCAGCTGAGAGACTCTTTTTTGCATATTCCTGAGGGCATCTATGAACCAAAGAACAGCAGACCAGAGAAAATAAGCTCTGGTCCCCACACCAGCCCCATGGTTCAGAGCCACACATTCATGAACAAGGTGATGGGGGACAAACCTCAGTCGGGTATTGCTACCCAGGAAACCTGTCTTCAACATCAGAACAGTGTGAAGAGAGGAATGGGCTGTGAACAACTCCCCTCTCCCAAGGGAAACAACCATCCATGTAGGCATGGGGGAACTGGAGACAAGCAGCAGTTAGGTGTTGGTGCCCCGAGAACCTATGACTCAGATCAAATTAGAATGAAGAGTGGAATGAACTGCTGCCCACATACCAGCCCCAAGGGACACAACCATGTATTTATGCACAGAGATGTTGGAGACAATCAGCCATCAGGTGCTGTCCATAGAGCCTTTGACCCACATCAAAGTACAAAGAAAGGAACAGGCTGTGGCCCCCTCACCAGTTCCAAAGAAAACAACCCTCCAGTCACACACAGGGGAACTGGAGACAAGGAGCAGTCACCCCAAACAGACCTTACCAGCATAGGTCTGGGAGCAGGTGTCTCAGGCCACCTTGGTCTTTGTGCATCATGA